From a region of the Cygnus atratus isolate AKBS03 ecotype Queensland, Australia chromosome 3, CAtr_DNAZoo_HiC_assembly, whole genome shotgun sequence genome:
- the MANEA gene encoding glycoprotein endo-alpha-1,2-mannosidase translates to MARFRRRTCIILLLFILFICSIMMALKTLRPDRAGFGDPFGLGLLPELQQRTEILDNRQNSLNRVHGDAVTQISNMHAVVVNTMKASVPPVSKLEELSSPNYNFHIFYYSWFGNPQFDGKYIHWNHPLLPHWDPKIANNYPKGRHNPPEDIGANFYPELGSYSSKDPSVIEAHMKQMLSASIGVIAVSWYPPGMADENGEPTDDLVPVILDYAHKYNLKVTFHIEPYKDRDDRSMYHNVKYIIDKYGAHPAFYRHKTSTGRFLPMFYVYDSYVTIPEIWANLLTVSGSQTIRNTPYDALFIALLVEERHKHDIHRSGFDGMYTYFATNGFSYGSSHHNWASLKAFCDSNNLMFIPSVGPGYIDTSIRPWNNHNTRNRVNGKYYETAFNAALLVRPEIISITSFNEWHEGTQIEKAVPKRTGQIVYLDYKPHKPNVYLELTQKWSEKYRKEKEQWLM, encoded by the exons ATGGCAAGATTTCGCAGAAGAACATGCatcattttgttgctttttattttgtttatttgctccATAATGATGGCATTGAAGACTCTGAGACCTGACCGAGCTGGCTTTGGGGATCCATTTGGACTTGGTTTGTTGCCCGAGCTTCAACAACGGACAGAGATCTTAGACAATAGACAAAATTCACTGAATAGGGTTCATGGAGATGCTGTAACACAAATCAGCAATATGCATGCTGTTGTAGTCAATACTATGAAAGCGTCTGTGCCTCCTGTAAGCAAGTTGGAAGAGCTTTCTTCTCCTAATTATaactttcatatattttattatagttGGTTTGGGAATCCACAGTTTGATGGCAAATATATTCACTGGAACCATCCGTTGTTGCCACACTGGGATCCCAAAATTGCAAACAATTATCCAAAGGGCAGGCATAATCCTCCTGAGGACATTGGTGCTAACTTTTATCCTGAACTTGGATCTTACAGTTCCAAAGACCCTTCTGTCATAGAAGCACACatgaaacaaatgctttcagCTTCAATTG gtgTAATAGCAGTTTCATGGTACCCGCCAGGTATGGCTGATGAAAATGGAGAACCAACTGATGATTTGGTGCCTGTTATTTTGGATTATGCACACAAATACAATCTAAAG gtcACTTTTCATATTGAGCCCTACAAAGATAGAGATGACCGCAGTATGTACCACAATGTCAAATACATCATTGACAA ATATGGAGCCCATCCAGCCTTTTACAGGCATAAGACCAGCACAGGCAGATTTCTTCCCATGTTTTATGTTTATGATTCTTATGTAACAATTCCTGAAATATGGGCAAATCTGTTAACTGTATCTGGATCACAGACTATTCGAAATACCCCATATGATGCATTATTCATTGCTCTTCTTGTAGAAGAAAGACATAAGCATGATATTCACAGAAGTGGCTTTGATGGAATGTATACATACTTTGCCACCAATGGCTTCTCTTATGGCTCATCTCATCATAACTGGGCAAGTTTAAAAGCCTTTTGTGATAGTAACAACTTAATGTTTATTCCAAGCGTGGGACCAGGCTATATTGACACCAGTATTCGACCGTGGAACAACCACAACACCCGTAATCGTGTCAATGGAAAATACTATGAGACTGCCTTTAATGCAGCCCTTTTGGTGCGaccagaaattatttccattacATCTTTTAATGAATGGCATGAAGGTACACAGATTGAAAAAGCTGTCCCCAAACGGACTGGACAGATAGTTTACCTTGATTATAAGCCCCATAAACCAAATGTTTACCTGGAGCTGACTCAGAAGTGGTCTGAgaagtacagaaaagaaaaagagcagtgGCTTATGTGA